One window from the genome of Bubalus kerabau isolate K-KA32 ecotype Philippines breed swamp buffalo chromosome 17, PCC_UOA_SB_1v2, whole genome shotgun sequence encodes:
- the DYNLRB2 gene encoding dynein light chain roadblock-type 2, translating into MAEVEETLKRIQSHKGVIGTMVVNAEGIPIRTTLDNSTTVQYAGLLHQLTMKAKSTVRDIDPQNDLTFLRIRSKKHEIMVAPDKEYLLIVIQNPCE; encoded by the exons ATG GCAGAGGTGGAGGAAACCCTAAAGAGGATCCAGAGCCATAAAGGGGTTATAGGAACAATGGTTGTAAATGCAGAAG GCATTCCCATTCGAACAACCTTGGACAACTCAACAACAGTTCAGTACGCAGGTCTCCTTCATCAGCTGACCATGAAAGCCAAGAGCACCGTCCGTGACATTGACCCTCAGAACGACCTAACTTTTCTTAGGATCAGATCCAAGAAACATGAAATCATGGTAGCTCCAG ataagGAATATCTTTTGATCGTCATTCAGAATCCATGTGAATAG